Part of the Synergistaceae bacterium genome, TGATGACAAAGATAAATTACCTGAAATTTTCTCACATCCTATTCATGAGCTTGAATTAAGTATCAGGAGTGAAAATTGTCTACTTCGCGGCGGCATGAACACAATCGGCGATTTAATTATGAAGTCGCGTGATGACCTGCTTAAGATTCGCAATCTCGGCAGAAAATCTTTAACCGAAATCGAGGAAAAAATTGCCTCACTGGGATTTAATCTCGCTCCCAGCAAGCCCGGCGCAAATCCTGAAGGCGAAAATACAGACTCAGCAGCTTCTGAGGTAGAATCAGATTCTAAATCAGAATTAGAAGCAATATTTGAATCTGATACAGAATCAGAGCAGGCACCGGAAAAAGAATCAAAGCCTAAAGCAGCCAAATCTAAATCAAAATCTAAGGCCAAAGCTAAATCTGAGCCAGAACCGGAAATAAAGCCCGAATCAGAGCCGGAATCAGAATCAGAGTCAGAACCTGAAGCTAAACCTAAGAAAAAACGTACTACAAAGAAATCTAAGGAGGTGCAGTAATAATTGAGACATCATGTAGATCACAGGACACTTGGCCGTTATGGCAGTCATAGAAAACTCATGCTTGGCAACATGGCAGCGAGCTTATTTCTTAACGGTCAAATCACTACGACTGTAACAAGAGCTAAAGAATTACGCCGTGTCGCAGAAAAATTAATCACCCGTGCAAGAGGCGGCAGCGTTCATGATATACGCGTAGTTTTCTCGAAAATGCCTCACAAACAGGCAGCAACGAAATTATTTCAGGAAATCGCCCCGAAATATAAAACTTTTGACAAGGGCGGTTATACTCGAATCGTAAAATTAGGTGCCCGCAAAGGCGACGGGTCTCCTATGGCAGTAATTGAACTTGTCGAACGCACAGAAGAACAGAAATAATCCGTTAATACAAGTGCGCTCGCTCTCGTTTAAATATGACGCAAAATCGGGACGTGCCCTAAAAGCCGTCTCGTTTTTTGTGAACTATGGCGAAAGAATTGCTATACTCGGCAATAACGGCTCAGGGAAGTCTACTCTTGCTAGAATCTTGGCCGGTTTAATTGACGATTACGAGGGCGAATTTGTTATTAACGAAAATATTAATGTCGGCATAGTCTTTCAAGATCCCGAAAATCAAATAATAGCCTCAACTGTTGAGAATGACGCGGCATTTGCTCCGGAAAATCAGGGCTTACCACCGAGCGAGATTCAATTTAGAGTTGACGAGGCTTTAAAGCGCGTGAAATTGTCTCACAAGAAAAATTTTAACGTGAATTCTTTATCAGGAGGCGAGAAACAAAGACTCTCACTTGCCGGCGTGTTAGCTGCTAAGATTGATTGCTTGATTCTCGATGAGCCGGACTCAATGCTTGACCCTGAAGGACGGCGCGATCTTGAAAATATTTTGTGCGAACTCCATCAAAGCGGCATGACTATTATACAAATTTCGCATAATTTCGAGAGCTTGAATGACTTTCAGAGAGTTATAATTTTATCTGAAGGCGTTATTAAGTGGCAGGGCAGCCCTGAAAATTTCACGAGTCATTCTAAAGAATTAGGCTTTGACGATGATTATTATTATAATTTGCCGGTTAAGAAATTAATAAATCACTCAAGCATTAACGAGTTCGCTATAAAAAATTTGTCATTCAATTATGAAACAGGCCCGAATATACTTCAAAATATTAACGCGAATATCTTAAAAGGTTCGTGGCTCTCAATAATGGGCAAAACTGGCAGCGGCAAATCTACTCTTTTACAGCATTTGAACGGGTTGTATAAAGTCCAGTCGGGCGAAATTTATTTTAACGGCTCGGCAATTCCTGACAAAGGTGAGAAACTTTATAATTTGCGTCAAAGAGTCGGCTTAGTCTTTC contains:
- the rplQ gene encoding 50S ribosomal protein L17, encoding MRHHVDHRTLGRYGSHRKLMLGNMAASLFLNGQITTTVTRAKELRRVAEKLITRARGGSVHDIRVVFSKMPHKQAATKLFQEIAPKYKTFDKGGYTRIVKLGARKGDGSPMAVIELVERTEEQK
- a CDS encoding ATP-binding cassette domain-containing protein, which encodes MSNAQKNRNNPLIQVRSLSFKYDAKSGRALKAVSFFVNYGERIAILGNNGSGKSTLARILAGLIDDYEGEFVINENINVGIVFQDPENQIIASTVENDAAFAPENQGLPPSEIQFRVDEALKRVKLSHKKNFNVNSLSGGEKQRLSLAGVLAAKIDCLILDEPDSMLDPEGRRDLENILCELHQSGMTIIQISHNFESLNDFQRVIILSEGVIKWQGSPENFTSHSKELGFDDDYYYNLPVKKLINHSSINEFAIKNLSFNYETGPNILQNINANILKGSWLSIMGKTGSGKSTLLQHLNGLYKVQSGEIYFNGSAIPDKGEKLYNLRQRVGLVFQHPEKQLFNPTVYEELAFSPSNSGLRDKDLDEAIFYGLECVGLDKNFLARNPLSLSGGERRLVAIASVLSARPECIALDEPLAGLDNFFRRKILYMLCKLRNEGRTIITITHDILMTVNYSDKILLLNSGQVKAFGNPGEIRELITKEFA